The following proteins come from a genomic window of Streptomyces sp. Sge12:
- a CDS encoding bestrophin-like domain yields MSEWLVLSLAMAAACAVVLSIAFFNHRRIGEDDDPNETPDVIEYMTMMIGVIYAIVLGLAIAGVWEGRGAAQEYVRQEAQALHEISVRSEVYPAEVRKRIRADVDAYVTHVVDTEWKRMADHGELTEQGGQLLERIRRDVTDYEPQTDHEGQAYQPLVDQVAVADDARSARGSSAGATMPGVVWFGLITGALVTVGLIFTLQIRRSFREMLLAGLFSALIAFLLFLIWDFDAPFGRGISATAEPFLAQFPHLDLGG; encoded by the coding sequence TTGTCGGAATGGCTCGTCCTGTCCCTCGCGATGGCCGCGGCGTGTGCCGTGGTGCTGTCCATCGCCTTCTTCAACCACCGCAGGATCGGCGAGGACGACGATCCGAACGAGACCCCGGACGTCATCGAGTACATGACGATGATGATCGGGGTGATCTACGCGATCGTGCTGGGCCTGGCGATCGCCGGCGTCTGGGAGGGCCGCGGGGCCGCCCAGGAATACGTGCGCCAGGAGGCGCAGGCCCTGCACGAGATCAGCGTCCGCTCCGAGGTCTACCCGGCCGAGGTGCGCAAGAGGATCCGCGCCGATGTCGACGCGTACGTGACCCACGTCGTGGACACGGAGTGGAAGCGGATGGCCGACCACGGCGAGCTCACCGAGCAGGGCGGGCAGCTGCTGGAACGTATCCGCCGGGACGTCACCGACTACGAGCCGCAGACCGACCACGAGGGGCAGGCGTACCAGCCGCTGGTCGACCAGGTCGCGGTGGCCGACGACGCCCGCAGCGCCCGCGGTTCCAGTGCCGGTGCCACCATGCCGGGGGTGGTGTGGTTCGGCCTGATCACCGGCGCCCTGGTGACCGTCGGGCTGATCTTCACCCTGCAGATCAGGCGCTCGTTCCGGGAGATGCTGCTGGCGGGCCTGTTCAGCGCCCTCATCGCCTTCCTGCTGTTCCTGATCTGGGACTTCGACGCGCCGTTCGGGCGGGGCATCTCGGCCACCGCCGAACCGTTCCTCGCCCAGTTCCCCCACCTCGACCTCGGCGGCTGA
- a CDS encoding polysaccharide deacetylase family protein produces the protein MKNDEPTVGRRTVLRTAVFLGVAAASGLLTVGTEDGAPGAGPGGGSGPQAGPGAQPAAGAPGLRAQALPEKSYRLRPMTAEEPMRPAAVKPAVRTRPILELPAEAAASGGMVLTFDDGPDPRYTPAILDTLARHGVRAMFFVCGEMATENRDLLRRMVAEGHVIGNHTWTHPLIPGLSRPALVSEIGRTSEVVQQTVGEAPLWFRAPYGAWNRAAFEIGAELGMEPLAWTVDTLDWKEPGTPTIISRVLGGAAPGVIVLSHDAGGNRSQSVQAISSYLPQLLARGYRMTLPTLPPR, from the coding sequence ATGAAAAATGACGAGCCGACAGTAGGGCGGCGCACGGTCCTGCGTACCGCCGTCTTCCTCGGAGTCGCCGCCGCCTCCGGACTCCTCACCGTGGGCACCGAGGACGGCGCACCCGGTGCCGGACCGGGCGGCGGGAGCGGGCCCCAGGCCGGGCCGGGCGCGCAGCCCGCGGCCGGTGCGCCGGGGCTGCGGGCGCAGGCGCTGCCCGAGAAGTCGTACCGGCTGCGCCCCATGACCGCCGAGGAGCCGATGCGGCCGGCCGCCGTGAAACCGGCCGTACGGACCCGGCCCATCCTGGAACTCCCGGCCGAAGCCGCCGCGTCGGGCGGCATGGTGCTCACCTTCGACGACGGCCCGGACCCCCGCTACACCCCCGCCATCCTCGACACCCTCGCCCGGCACGGCGTACGCGCCATGTTCTTCGTCTGCGGGGAGATGGCCACCGAGAACCGGGACCTGCTGCGCCGGATGGTCGCCGAGGGCCACGTCATCGGCAACCACACCTGGACCCACCCGCTCATTCCGGGGCTCAGCCGGCCCGCCCTCGTCTCCGAGATCGGCCGCACGAGCGAGGTCGTGCAGCAGACCGTCGGCGAGGCGCCGCTGTGGTTCCGGGCGCCTTACGGGGCCTGGAACCGCGCCGCCTTCGAGATCGGGGCCGAGCTGGGCATGGAGCCCCTCGCCTGGACCGTGGACACCCTGGACTGGAAGGAACCGGGCACCCCGACGATCATCTCCAGGGTCCTGGGCGGCGCCGCCCCCGGCGTGATCGTCCTCTCGCACGACGCGGGCGGCAACCGGTCGCAGAGCGTCCAGGCCATCTCCTCGTACCTGCCCCAACTGCTCGCGCGGGGCTACCGGATGACCCTCCCGACGCTGCCGCCCCGCTGA
- a CDS encoding putative bifunctional diguanylate cyclase/phosphodiesterase, giving the protein MRLPAQTAGAPKAAAAPTAAPVTGASSALHGGIEDRIGRFATIWGRAIFPVTATSLTRTEFERHLLPLTRTLTEALRARPFDASVAQQVGAELVAVHCTDPEALAGTLGVIESYLVLYCGPDGPEGSGIEGTEEYRSRCARLQHGIAAGYARALRERTLREQEAIARSAQTARTDAQQALHASEERFRAVFEGAAVGIGIADLDGNVLEVNDTLLQMFGGLEGHVRSRNVSEWGHPDDTPHVWRMYGELVRGERESYRVEKPYYRHDGTVLWTNLTVSLLRDADGTPQYQLALMEDTTERRLLNLRLRYEATHDALTGLPNRTLFFERLEKALGGAGGDRYGLCYLDLDGFKAVNDSLGHSAGDRLLVEVADRLQSCATGPGEVVARLGGDEFVALTTGSDTEQKVTDLAVRILTALSTPIRLEGRELTVRGSIGIVEGRAKERTPAEVLRSADITMYRAKAAGGNRFEFADAEADARAITRHGLTNALPAALERGEFFIEYQPLVHMRDGSVHGAEALVRWSHPQYGVLGPDRFIPLAERTGLIVPLGRWVLEEAVRQARIWQRQHGGASLRINVNLSPTQLHHPGLVADTVAVLEKSGLAPGALCLEVTESALIGADDELLEPLRRLAALGVDIALDDFGTGYSNLANLRRLPVSVLKLDRSFTQGMQQQPANPVDVKIVEGIVALAHSLELAVTVEGVETGAQAAQLRALGCDTAQGWYYARPGAPDRIHTLSLSDAVPTPS; this is encoded by the coding sequence GTGAGACTTCCGGCACAGACGGCGGGTGCGCCGAAAGCCGCCGCGGCGCCCACCGCGGCACCGGTCACCGGGGCGTCGTCGGCCCTGCACGGTGGTATCGAGGACCGGATCGGCCGTTTCGCGACGATCTGGGGGCGGGCGATCTTCCCGGTCACGGCGACCTCGCTGACCCGCACCGAGTTCGAACGGCACCTCCTGCCGCTCACCCGCACGCTCACCGAGGCCCTGCGCGCCCGGCCCTTCGACGCCTCGGTCGCCCAGCAGGTGGGGGCGGAACTCGTCGCCGTGCACTGCACCGACCCCGAGGCACTGGCCGGCACCCTCGGCGTGATCGAGTCGTACCTGGTGCTGTACTGCGGCCCGGACGGACCCGAGGGCTCCGGCATCGAGGGAACCGAGGAGTACCGCTCCCGCTGCGCCCGGCTCCAGCACGGCATCGCGGCCGGCTACGCCCGGGCCCTGCGCGAGCGCACCCTCCGGGAGCAGGAAGCCATCGCGCGCTCCGCGCAGACCGCCCGCACCGACGCGCAGCAGGCCCTGCACGCGAGCGAGGAGCGCTTCCGGGCGGTCTTCGAGGGCGCGGCCGTCGGGATCGGCATCGCCGACCTCGACGGGAACGTCCTGGAGGTCAACGACACCCTGCTGCAGATGTTCGGCGGTCTGGAGGGGCACGTCCGCAGCCGCAACGTCAGCGAGTGGGGGCACCCCGACGACACCCCGCACGTGTGGCGGATGTACGGCGAGCTGGTGCGCGGCGAGCGCGAGAGCTACCGCGTGGAGAAGCCCTACTACCGGCATGACGGGACCGTGCTCTGGACCAACCTGACGGTGTCCCTGCTGCGCGACGCCGACGGGACGCCGCAGTACCAGCTGGCGCTGATGGAGGACACCACCGAACGTCGGCTGCTGAACCTGCGCCTGCGCTACGAGGCCACGCACGACGCCCTCACCGGCCTGCCCAACCGGACGCTGTTCTTCGAGCGGCTGGAGAAGGCCCTCGGCGGCGCCGGCGGCGACCGCTACGGCCTGTGCTACCTGGACCTCGACGGCTTCAAGGCGGTCAACGACAGCCTCGGGCACTCGGCGGGGGACCGGCTGCTGGTGGAGGTCGCCGACCGGCTGCAGAGCTGCGCCACCGGTCCCGGCGAGGTGGTGGCCCGGCTCGGCGGCGACGAGTTCGTCGCCCTGACCACCGGCTCGGACACCGAGCAGAAGGTCACCGACCTCGCGGTCCGCATCCTGACCGCCCTGTCCACGCCCATCCGGCTGGAGGGCCGGGAACTGACGGTCCGGGGCAGCATCGGCATCGTCGAGGGCCGCGCCAAGGAACGCACCCCGGCGGAGGTCCTGCGCAGCGCCGACATCACGATGTACCGGGCCAAGGCGGCGGGCGGCAACCGCTTCGAATTCGCCGACGCCGAGGCCGATGCCCGCGCGATCACCCGCCACGGCCTCACCAACGCCCTGCCGGCGGCGCTGGAACGCGGCGAGTTCTTCATCGAGTACCAGCCGCTGGTCCACATGCGCGACGGCAGCGTGCACGGCGCCGAGGCCCTGGTGCGCTGGTCGCACCCGCAGTACGGGGTGCTCGGCCCGGACCGCTTCATCCCGCTCGCCGAACGGACCGGGCTGATCGTGCCGCTCGGCCGCTGGGTCCTGGAGGAGGCGGTCCGCCAGGCCCGTATCTGGCAGCGCCAGCACGGCGGGGCGTCCCTGCGGATCAACGTCAACCTCTCGCCGACCCAGCTGCACCACCCGGGCCTGGTCGCCGACACCGTGGCGGTGCTGGAGAAGTCCGGCCTCGCCCCGGGCGCGCTGTGCCTGGAGGTCACCGAGTCGGCCCTGATAGGAGCCGACGACGAACTCCTGGAACCGCTGCGCCGGCTCGCCGCCCTCGGTGTGGACATCGCCCTCGACGACTTCGGCACCGGCTACTCGAACCTGGCCAACCTCCGGCGGCTGCCGGTCAGCGTCCTCAAGCTCGACCGCTCCTTCACCCAGGGGATGCAGCAGCAGCCCGCCAACCCGGTCGACGTCAAGATCGTGGAGGGGATCGTGGCCCTGGCCCACAGCCTCGAACTCGCCGTCACCGTCGAGGGTGTGGAGACCGGAGCCCAGGCCGCCCAGCTGCGCGCCCTCGGCTGCGACACCGCGCAGGGCTGGTACTACGCCCGACCCGGCGCCCCCGACCGCATCCACACCCTCTCCCTCTCGGACGCCGTGCCCACGCCCTCCTGA
- a CDS encoding universal stress protein, with translation MTEHVNTAFERGTDGPKVILAGVDGSESSLRAAAYAAGLARRQNALLALVYVQPVIAAGAALGAPVADTTGEIAEGLVAEIRASAERLKGIYEVRWEFHTFRGDPYAGLVSAADELMADAVVVGASEQAGHRIVGSVAIRLVKAGRWPVTVVP, from the coding sequence GTGACGGAGCACGTGAACACGGCATTCGAACGCGGTACCGACGGCCCGAAGGTGATCCTGGCCGGGGTGGACGGATCGGAGTCCTCGCTGCGGGCCGCGGCCTACGCGGCGGGGCTGGCCCGGCGGCAGAACGCCCTGCTGGCGCTGGTGTACGTCCAGCCGGTGATCGCGGCCGGGGCTGCGCTGGGCGCGCCGGTCGCGGACACCACCGGGGAGATCGCGGAGGGCCTGGTGGCCGAGATCCGGGCGTCGGCGGAGCGGCTCAAGGGCATCTACGAGGTGCGCTGGGAGTTCCACACCTTCCGCGGCGACCCGTACGCCGGTCTGGTGAGCGCGGCGGACGAGCTGATGGCGGACGCGGTGGTGGTCGGCGCCTCCGAGCAGGCCGGCCACCGCATCGTGGGGTCGGTGGCGATCCGCCTGGTCAAGGCGGGCCGCTGGCCCGTCACCGTGGTTCCCTAA
- a CDS encoding SAM-dependent methyltransferase, with protein sequence MERPAWAPPGIDISVPSVSRIYDYYLGGSHNFEVDRQTARRAMEFMPGLPKIMQANRAFMRRAVRHAVDEGVTQFLDIGSGIPTFGNVHEIAQAATAQARVVYVDHDPVAVAHSRAVLTGDEHTDIVAADLRRPKEILAAPEVGRLLDLGRPVALLLVAVLHFLEDADDPYAAVAELRDALAPGSLLILTHASYEGIPLPEEVAGGTVSVYRDIRNPLVMRTGEQVRGFFDGFELLEPGLVSMPDWRPDRAEDGADAESPEDPYAFSGFGGVGRKA encoded by the coding sequence ATGGAGCGCCCCGCCTGGGCCCCGCCAGGCATCGACATATCGGTGCCGAGCGTGTCCCGCATCTATGATTACTACCTGGGCGGGTCCCACAATTTCGAGGTCGACCGCCAGACGGCTCGCCGCGCCATGGAATTCATGCCGGGACTGCCCAAGATCATGCAGGCCAACCGGGCATTCATGCGCCGAGCCGTCCGCCACGCCGTCGACGAGGGCGTCACCCAGTTCCTCGACATCGGCTCCGGCATCCCCACCTTCGGCAACGTCCACGAGATCGCCCAGGCCGCCACGGCGCAGGCGCGCGTCGTCTACGTCGACCACGACCCCGTGGCCGTCGCGCACAGCCGCGCCGTCCTCACCGGGGACGAGCACACCGACATCGTCGCCGCCGACCTGCGCAGGCCCAAGGAGATCCTGGCCGCCCCCGAGGTGGGCCGGCTGCTCGACCTCGGCCGCCCCGTCGCCCTGCTGCTCGTCGCCGTCCTGCACTTCCTGGAGGACGCGGACGACCCGTACGCCGCCGTCGCCGAGCTGCGCGACGCCCTGGCCCCGGGCAGCCTGCTGATCCTCACGCACGCCTCGTACGAGGGGATCCCGCTCCCCGAGGAGGTCGCGGGCGGCACCGTGAGCGTCTACCGGGACATCCGCAACCCCCTCGTCATGCGCACCGGCGAACAGGTCCGCGGCTTCTTCGACGGGTTCGAGCTGCTGGAACCGGGCCTCGTGTCCATGCCCGACTGGCGGCCCGACCGCGCCGAGGACGGCGCGGACGCGGAGTCGCCGGAAGACCCCTACGCCTTCTCGGGCTTCGGCGGCGTGGGACGCAAGGCGTGA
- the lysX gene encoding bifunctional lysylphosphatidylglycerol synthetase/lysine--tRNA ligase LysX, with the protein MSAISATVEEKHGTRNRFLNRVPDGFGAFFGALGLLCALLALSPTLRRLLRHIVRFLDLIVVPVSANLAYAVFLFLLAAALGTRKKVAWWIVITYLALLIVDDVLEMAVGEYWIGVPSMIIAVAALVVLIAARDEFYAASRPGALWHALFVLGLGLLAAVLVGWALVAVFPGTLPKGQWLDWAAKEVFGGLFSAREFDGRPPRPLSFLLGLFGAVALLNAAMTLFRSQRLTAALHGDEEPRIRALLGAYGRNDSLGYFATRRDKAVVFAPNGKAGVTYRVEAGVCLASGDPVGDPAAWTAAIDAWLAVARRYGWQPAVMGASEDGATAYARSGLGALQLGDEAILHVAHFDLDGRDMRVTRQAVNRVRRTGATTVIRRHSALSEDEMQMIVESADKWRDTETERGFSMALDRLGDRADGDCLLVEAFDDKGELIALLSFVPWGKDGISLDLMRRDRTAPNGVMEFMVAQLCAAAPGLGVHRISLNFAVFRSAFEEGGRIGAGPVLKLWRKLLLFFSRWWQLEALYRSNVKYNPEWYPRFLCYQDAGSLARVSLASGIAEGFVSVPSLRTLWGNGHPKGLTAIASTEGLPSIESLGLDAVEQDTAGSPAERLPEQVRVRHAKLDRIRAAGTDPYPVGIRPRTHTVAELKAAHPGHEPGARTGAQATLAGRVMLVRDLGGVVFAVLRDWSGDIQLMLTRDEAGADVLDSFTSQVDFGDHVLASGEVGASRAGELSLVVRSWQLTGKCLRPLPDKRKGLADPEARVRRRYLDLVASPEARDVVRARSSAVQALRQGLLDRGYLEVETPMLQQIHGGANARPFRTHINAYDLDLYLRIAPELYLKRLCVGGMEKVFEMGRTFRNEGVSYKHNPEFTMLEAYQAFADYDVMLDLTRELIQGAAIAAFGSPIAHKAGPDGKLVVHDISGTWPVKTMYGAIGEALGEEVDADTEEHVLRRLCDRASVPHAPEDTRGDVVLEMYERLVEERTKLPTFYKDFPTDVSPLTRQHRRDPRLAERWDLVAFGTELGTAYSELTDPVEQRRRLTAQSLLAAGGDPEAMELDNDFLDALEYAMPPTGGLGIGVDRLVMFLTGLTIRETLPFPLVRRG; encoded by the coding sequence ATGAGCGCCATCAGTGCCACCGTGGAGGAGAAGCACGGGACCCGGAACCGCTTCCTGAACCGGGTGCCCGACGGATTCGGCGCGTTCTTCGGCGCGCTCGGTCTGCTGTGCGCCCTGCTCGCGCTCTCGCCCACGCTGCGGCGGCTCCTGCGGCACATCGTGCGCTTCCTCGACCTGATCGTGGTCCCGGTCAGCGCGAACCTCGCCTACGCCGTCTTCCTCTTCCTCCTGGCCGCCGCCCTCGGCACCCGCAAGAAGGTCGCCTGGTGGATCGTCATCACCTATCTGGCCCTGCTGATCGTCGACGACGTGCTGGAGATGGCCGTCGGCGAGTACTGGATCGGCGTCCCCTCCATGATCATCGCGGTTGCCGCGCTGGTCGTGCTGATCGCCGCCCGTGACGAGTTCTATGCCGCGTCCCGCCCCGGGGCGCTGTGGCACGCCCTGTTCGTCCTCGGTCTCGGCCTGCTCGCCGCCGTACTCGTGGGCTGGGCGCTCGTCGCCGTCTTCCCCGGCACCCTGCCCAAGGGGCAGTGGCTGGACTGGGCCGCCAAGGAGGTCTTCGGCGGTCTCTTCTCGGCCCGGGAGTTCGACGGCCGCCCGCCCCGCCCGCTCTCCTTCCTGCTCGGCCTCTTCGGCGCCGTCGCCCTGCTGAACGCGGCCATGACCCTCTTCCGCTCCCAGCGCCTGACCGCCGCCCTGCACGGGGACGAGGAACCCCGGATCCGCGCCCTCCTCGGCGCCTACGGACGCAACGACTCCCTCGGCTACTTCGCCACCCGGCGCGACAAGGCCGTCGTCTTCGCCCCCAACGGCAAGGCCGGCGTCACCTACCGCGTCGAGGCCGGCGTCTGCCTCGCCAGCGGGGACCCGGTGGGCGACCCCGCCGCCTGGACCGCCGCCATCGACGCCTGGCTGGCCGTGGCCCGCCGCTACGGCTGGCAGCCCGCCGTCATGGGCGCCTCCGAGGACGGCGCCACCGCCTACGCCCGCTCCGGACTCGGCGCCCTGCAACTCGGCGACGAGGCCATCCTGCACGTGGCCCACTTCGACCTCGACGGCCGCGACATGCGCGTCACCCGCCAGGCCGTCAACCGGGTCAGGCGCACCGGGGCCACCACCGTCATCCGCCGCCACTCCGCCCTCTCCGAGGACGAGATGCAGATGATCGTGGAGAGCGCCGACAAATGGCGCGACACCGAGACCGAACGCGGCTTCTCCATGGCCCTGGACCGGCTCGGCGACCGCGCCGACGGGGACTGCCTGCTGGTCGAGGCCTTCGACGACAAGGGCGAGCTGATCGCCCTGCTCTCCTTCGTCCCCTGGGGCAAGGACGGCATCTCCCTCGACCTGATGCGCCGTGACCGCACCGCCCCCAACGGGGTCATGGAGTTCATGGTGGCCCAGCTCTGCGCCGCCGCCCCCGGCCTCGGCGTGCACCGGATCTCCCTCAACTTCGCCGTCTTCCGCTCCGCCTTCGAGGAGGGCGGCCGGATCGGCGCCGGGCCCGTGCTGAAGCTGTGGCGCAAGCTCCTGCTGTTCTTCTCCCGCTGGTGGCAGCTGGAGGCGCTGTACCGCTCGAACGTCAAGTACAACCCCGAGTGGTACCCGCGGTTCCTCTGCTACCAGGACGCCGGCTCGCTCGCCCGGGTCAGCCTCGCCTCCGGCATCGCCGAGGGCTTCGTCTCCGTACCCAGCCTGCGCACCCTGTGGGGCAACGGCCATCCCAAGGGCCTCACCGCCATCGCCTCCACCGAGGGACTGCCCTCGATCGAATCCCTCGGCCTGGACGCCGTGGAGCAGGACACCGCGGGGTCCCCGGCCGAGCGGCTGCCCGAACAGGTCCGCGTCCGCCACGCCAAACTGGACCGCATCCGGGCCGCGGGCACCGACCCCTACCCGGTGGGCATCCGCCCGCGCACGCACACCGTCGCGGAGCTGAAGGCGGCCCACCCCGGCCATGAGCCCGGCGCCCGGACCGGCGCGCAGGCCACGCTCGCCGGGCGCGTGATGCTCGTACGCGACCTCGGCGGCGTGGTCTTCGCCGTCCTGCGGGACTGGTCCGGCGACATCCAGCTGATGCTGACCCGCGACGAGGCCGGGGCCGACGTACTGGACTCGTTCACCTCCCAGGTCGACTTCGGCGACCACGTGCTCGCCAGCGGCGAGGTCGGCGCCAGCAGGGCCGGCGAGCTGTCCCTCGTGGTCCGCTCCTGGCAGCTCACCGGCAAGTGCCTGCGCCCCCTCCCCGACAAGCGCAAGGGCCTCGCCGACCCCGAGGCCCGGGTCCGGCGCCGCTACCTCGACCTCGTCGCGAGCCCCGAGGCGCGCGACGTCGTACGGGCCCGCTCCAGCGCGGTCCAGGCCCTGCGCCAGGGACTCCTCGACCGCGGCTACCTGGAGGTCGAGACCCCGATGCTCCAGCAGATCCACGGCGGCGCCAACGCCCGGCCCTTCCGCACCCACATCAACGCCTACGACCTCGACCTGTACCTGCGCATCGCCCCCGAGCTCTACCTCAAGCGGCTCTGCGTCGGCGGCATGGAGAAGGTCTTCGAGATGGGCCGCACCTTCCGCAACGAGGGCGTCTCCTACAAGCACAACCCCGAATTCACCATGCTGGAGGCCTACCAGGCCTTCGCCGACTACGACGTGATGCTGGACCTCACCCGCGAGCTGATCCAGGGCGCCGCGATCGCCGCCTTCGGCTCGCCCATCGCGCACAAGGCGGGGCCGGACGGGAAGCTCGTCGTCCACGACATCTCCGGAACCTGGCCGGTCAAGACCATGTACGGGGCCATCGGCGAGGCCCTCGGCGAAGAGGTGGACGCCGACACCGAGGAACACGTCCTGCGCAGGCTGTGCGACCGCGCGTCCGTCCCGCACGCCCCCGAGGACACCCGCGGCGACGTGGTGCTGGAGATGTACGAGCGCCTCGTCGAGGAACGCACCAAGCTGCCCACCTTCTACAAGGACTTCCCCACCGACGTCTCCCCGCTCACCCGCCAGCACCGCCGGGACCCCCGGCTCGCCGAGCGCTGGGACCTGGTGGCCTTCGGCACCGAACTGGGCACCGCCTACTCGGAGCTCACCGACCCGGTGGAACAGCGCCGCCGCCTCACCGCCCAGTCCCTGCTCGCGGCGGGCGGCGACCCGGAGGCCATGGAACTCGACAACGACTTCCTGGACGCCCTGGAGTACGCGATGCCGCCCACCGGCGGCCTCGGCATCGGCGTGGACCGCCTCGTCATGTTCCTCACGGGCCTGACGATCCGCGAGACGCTCCCCTTCCCCCTGGTCCGCCGCGGCTGA
- a CDS encoding class F sortase, translated as MGEDETGQSRKRSPWGVLALVMLAGLAMVRNGVNVGDGPPQPTAASAVAVTADQLPANPPTPPADMEVLEHSSVQRIRIPTINVDAPVMTVGLDAEGWIDAPPPQDRNLAGWYLNGISPGQRGSAVIVGHVDNAQGPAVFYGLGSVKPGNQIEVERYDGRTAVFEVYGVEVFSKEAFPGARVYGDTGHPELRVITCGGGYSKARGYDGNVVVFARMVATR; from the coding sequence ATGGGCGAGGACGAGACCGGGCAGTCACGCAAACGCTCACCGTGGGGCGTGCTCGCCCTGGTCATGCTCGCCGGCCTCGCCATGGTGCGAAACGGTGTGAACGTCGGCGACGGGCCGCCCCAGCCCACCGCGGCCTCGGCCGTCGCGGTGACGGCGGACCAGTTGCCGGCGAATCCACCGACGCCGCCGGCGGACATGGAGGTGCTGGAGCACTCGTCGGTGCAGCGCATCCGGATCCCCACGATCAACGTGGACGCGCCGGTGATGACGGTCGGGCTGGACGCGGAGGGCTGGATCGACGCCCCGCCCCCGCAGGACCGCAATCTCGCCGGCTGGTACCTCAACGGCATCTCGCCGGGCCAGCGGGGCTCGGCGGTGATCGTGGGCCACGTGGACAACGCGCAGGGCCCCGCGGTCTTCTACGGCCTGGGGTCGGTCAAGCCGGGCAACCAGATCGAGGTGGAGCGGTACGACGGCCGTACGGCGGTGTTCGAGGTGTACGGCGTGGAGGTGTTCTCCAAGGAGGCCTTCCCCGGAGCCCGGGTGTACGGGGACACCGGGCACCCCGAACTCCGGGTGATCACCTGCGGCGGCGGATACTCCAAGGCCCGCGGCTACGACGGCAACGTGGTCGTCTTCGCCCGCATGGTGGCGACCCGCTGA
- a CDS encoding CapA family protein, producing MTTRIRPQVLALLTAVLLSAAAGCSAGGSSAPARLGESGAPATPSSAAGSPAGKGFTLVASGDVLPHTSVIQRAANDAEGDGYDFRPMFSGVKAVVSGADLALCHMETIYGEEGGPFSGYPAFTSPPQVADGLKDAGYDGCSTASNHTLDDGAAGLRRTLDRFDKVGLKHAGSARTAAEAATVTLYTAGSAKVAHLAYTYDTNGYPLPEGQPWAVNLMKQDKIIADARAARKAGADVVLVSVHWGTEWETDPDETQLSLGRALTASQTGGRPDIDMILGTHAHIPQPYEKVNGTWIVYGMGDQVAGEMFNYTGARDMRGNYGSIGRFTFAPPATAGQRWQVTKAEFVPQMMDLSVGRVVHLPDALAKDPGRDDYERARDAISEAVLGRGAAKDGLTMGR from the coding sequence ATGACCACGCGAATCCGGCCGCAGGTGCTCGCCCTCCTGACGGCCGTACTGCTGTCCGCCGCCGCGGGATGCTCGGCCGGCGGGAGCTCCGCACCGGCCCGCCTCGGGGAATCCGGCGCACCGGCCACCCCCTCCAGCGCCGCCGGATCACCCGCCGGCAAGGGCTTCACCCTGGTCGCGAGCGGCGACGTACTGCCGCACACCTCCGTCATCCAGCGCGCGGCGAACGACGCCGAGGGCGACGGGTACGACTTCAGGCCCATGTTCTCCGGCGTCAAGGCCGTGGTCTCCGGCGCCGACCTCGCCCTCTGCCACATGGAGACCATCTACGGCGAGGAGGGCGGCCCCTTCTCCGGCTACCCGGCCTTCACCTCCCCGCCGCAGGTCGCCGACGGCCTCAAGGACGCCGGGTACGACGGCTGCTCCACGGCCTCGAACCACACCCTCGACGACGGGGCCGCGGGGCTGCGCCGCACGCTCGACCGCTTCGACAAGGTCGGTCTGAAGCACGCCGGTTCGGCCCGCACGGCCGCCGAGGCGGCCACGGTCACCCTGTACACCGCGGGCTCCGCCAAGGTCGCCCACCTCGCGTACACCTACGACACCAACGGCTATCCGCTGCCCGAGGGTCAGCCGTGGGCGGTCAACCTGATGAAGCAGGACAAGATCATTGCGGATGCGCGGGCCGCCCGGAAGGCGGGCGCGGACGTGGTCCTGGTGAGCGTGCACTGGGGCACGGAGTGGGAGACCGATCCGGACGAGACCCAGCTCTCCCTCGGCAGGGCCCTGACCGCCTCGCAGACCGGGGGCCGCCCCGACATCGACATGATCCTCGGGACCCACGCGCACATCCCGCAGCCCTACGAGAAGGTCAACGGCACCTGGATCGTCTACGGCATGGGCGACCAGGTCGCGGGCGAGATGTTCAACTACACCGGCGCGCGCGACATGCGGGGCAACTACGGGTCGATCGGCCGGTTCACCTTCGCCCCGCCGGCCACCGCCGGGCAGCGCTGGCAGGTCACCAAGGCCGAGTTCGTGCCGCAGATGATGGACCTGTCCGTGGGCCGCGTCGTCCACCTGCCCGACGCGCTCGCCAAGGACCCTGGTCGCGACGACTACGAGCGCGCCCGGGACGCCATCAGCGAGGCCGTGCTCGGCCGCGGCGCCGCCAAGGACGGCCTGACCATGGGCAGGTAG